In the genome of Quercus robur chromosome 3, dhQueRobu3.1, whole genome shotgun sequence, one region contains:
- the LOC126719906 gene encoding LEAF RUST 10 DISEASE-RESISTANCE LOCUS RECEPTOR-LIKE PROTEIN KINASE-like 2.7 → MNSQLFSRSTFLVSLFFTTLIFMEFPASTLCASDWYSNCSTTDMFSCGEITNVGYPFWGAARPEACGNPQLKLTCEKNDTTIEILDVWYRVLEMNTRTKTLTIAREDYVNGICSPNFVNSSILESKVLDNTTLLQNLTLVYGCREDELPGKDYQRFTCPKYGLGYLVLADEGLNPCTHSVRLLIPSDSITDVNNLSQVELTIKAGYDVKWNDSEACSACTRSNGVCGFNRTSNGPTCYCPNQSYGSKTCRSSPPPPPRVLPMPSLAAQAPLITKSENASTNATSTVPILAAQPSQSPSENQSTPGTVINFLAPLPQFRSI, encoded by the exons ATGAACTCCCAACTGTTTTCTCGGTCtacttttcttgtttctttatttttcacaactttgaTTTTCATGGAGTTTCCTGCGTCGACTTTATGCGCCTCTGATTGGTACTCAAATTGTAGTACCACCGATATGTTCAGCTGTGGAGAGATCACAAACGTGGGTTATCCATTCTGGGGAGCTGCTCGACCCGAAGCTTGTGGCAATCCTCAGTTAAAGCTCACCTGTGAGAAAAATGACACCACCATAGAGATTTTAGACGTCTGGTACCGAGTTTTGGAAATGAATACCAGAACCAAAACACTCACTATTGCGAGAGAAGACTATGTAAATGGAATTTGTTCACCCAACTTCGTGAATAGCAGCATACTTGAATCTAAAGTTCTCGACAACACCACTTTGTTGCAAAACCTTACCTTAGTCTATGGTTGTCGAGAAGATGAACTTCCCGGGAAGGATTACCAAAGGTTCACTTGTCCAAAATATGGGCTTGGGTATTTAGTATTGGCAGACGAAGGCCTTAACCCGTGTACTCATAGTGTGCGTCTTCTGATTCCTTCAGATTCTATTACTGATGTTAACAATTTATCGCAAGTGGAACTAACCATCAAAGCAGGCTATGATGTGAAATGGAATGACAGTGAAGCCTGTAGTGCCTGCACTAGGTCTAATGGAGTTTGTGGTTTTAACCGCACTTCCAATGGACCTACTTGCTACTGCCCAAATCAATCTTATGGATCCAAAACATGTCGTTCCtctccaccaccacctcctcGGGTCTTGCCAATGCCTTCCCTGGCTGCCCAGGCCCCACTAATAACAAAATCAGAGAATGCGTCTACGAATGCGACTTCAACAG TGCCTATCTTGGCTGCCCAGCCCTCACAATCACCATCAGAGAATCAGTCTACACCAGGTACGGTTATAAATTTTCTTGCCCCACTACCTCAATTTAGGAGTATTTGA